Within Flavobacterium pisciphilum, the genomic segment CCAAAAAGATTGGAAAATTGTTAAAGAAATAAGTGTTGTTTCAACAAACCAATTTGGTGTTGAAAAGTATTAAATCTCATTTTTTTACGGTAAACTGTGATTTTGAAAGAAGAGAGAGTTTAATCACTGAACTCTATAAAATAATATTCAAGTAAAATAATTGTTATAACATTCATATTATTAGTTAGAGCTATAGACAGCTTGGTCAATGGCTCTTTTAAAATCATCTGCATCGCTACCAATGAGTAGATAACCTGCAAAACCAATGTCTAAAAGAGGTTTACCGACTTTTTTATCATCAATATCACTATGTGCAATCAGTTTTATTGTTGGATATTTTGTTCTTAATTCTTGAAGTTCAACCAAAACATTCTTGTTGTAAAAATCAAGGTCGATAATACAAATTTTCGGGAGTTCATTTAATGAAGATAATTGTGATAGTCCATCTTCAATGCTTTCCGAACGAAATAAGACTTCAGTTCCTGAAGCAATGAGGTCTTTACAAATGAAATCTAAAATTGGGCTTTTATCATTGATAAAGGCGAGTGTAATTTTTTGTTGTGCTGTACGTATCCGCCCGACGAAGTACATATTTGTGGTGATTTCTAGTGCTGCTATTTTTGCGTAAAATAAATAAACATTATGAGACGTCATAAAAC encodes:
- a CDS encoding DNA-binding response regulator, which codes for MTSHNVYLFYAKIAALEITTNMYFVGRIRTAQQKITLAFINDKSPILDFICKDLIASGTEVLFRSESIEDGLSQLSSLNELPKICIIDLDFYNKNVLVELQELRTKYPTIKLIAHSDIDDKKVGKPLLDIGFAGYLLIGSDADDFKRAIDQAVYSSN